The following coding sequences lie in one Klebsiella huaxiensis genomic window:
- a CDS encoding ribosomal protein uL16 3-hydroxylase — MAYQLNINWPEFLEKYWQKQPVVLKKAFADFIDPITPDELAGLAMEPEVDSRLVSLTNGQWQASNGPFEHFDGLGETGWSLLAQAVNHWHMPAAELVRPFRVLPDWRLDDLMISFSVPGGGVGPHIDQYDVFIIQGMGSRRWRVGDKLPMRQFCPHPALLHVDPFAPIIDEDLEPGDILYIPPGFPHDGITHETALNYSVGFRGPNGRDLISSFADYALENDLGGEHYSDPDLTCREHPGRVEEYELERLRGMMIEMISQPEDFRQWFGRFATTPRHELDIAPAEPPFEEEEIADALTGGEMLTRLSGLRVLHIGDSFFVNSEQLEPTEPNALDALCRYTLLGKDELGEDALRNPAFIAELTRLINQGYWFFDE; from the coding sequence ATGGCTTATCAACTCAACATTAACTGGCCCGAGTTTTTAGAAAAGTACTGGCAAAAGCAGCCGGTAGTATTAAAGAAGGCTTTTGCGGACTTCATCGATCCGATTACGCCAGATGAGCTGGCAGGGTTGGCCATGGAGCCGGAAGTCGATAGCCGACTGGTGAGCCTGACGAACGGGCAATGGCAGGCCAGCAACGGTCCATTTGAACATTTTGATGGTCTTGGCGAAACGGGCTGGTCATTGCTGGCACAGGCCGTAAACCACTGGCACATGCCTGCTGCTGAACTGGTTCGTCCTTTCCGCGTGCTGCCGGATTGGCGCTTAGACGATCTTATGATCTCTTTTTCCGTACCGGGCGGCGGCGTTGGCCCGCATATCGACCAGTACGATGTCTTTATTATTCAGGGTATGGGTAGCCGACGCTGGCGCGTGGGCGACAAACTGCCAATGCGTCAGTTCTGTCCGCATCCCGCGTTACTGCATGTTGATCCGTTCGCACCGATTATTGATGAGGATCTGGAGCCTGGCGATATTCTGTATATTCCACCGGGATTCCCGCACGATGGCATTACCCATGAAACGGCGCTGAACTACTCCGTCGGCTTTCGTGGCCCTAATGGCCGCGATCTGATCAGCAGCTTTGCCGATTACGCGCTTGAGAACGATCTTGGCGGCGAGCACTACAGCGATCCTGATTTAACTTGCCGCGAACATCCGGGCCGGGTAGAAGAATATGAACTGGAACGTCTGCGCGGCATGATGATCGAGATGATTAGCCAGCCGGAGGACTTCAGGCAGTGGTTTGGGCGCTTTGCCACCACACCGCGTCACGAACTGGATATTGCACCAGCTGAACCGCCTTTTGAAGAAGAAGAGATTGCTGATGCCCTGACGGGTGGTGAAATGCTCACTCGCCTGAGCGGCCTGCGCGTATTGCACATCGGCGATAGCTTCTTTGTGAATAGTGAACAACTGGAGCCTACAGAACCCAATGCCCTGGACGCGCTTTGCCGCTATACCCTTTTGGGCAAAGATGAACTGGGTGAGGATGCGCTGCGCAATCCGGCCTTTATTGCCGAGCTGACCCGTTTGATTAACCAGGGCTACTGGTTCTTCGACGAATAG
- the surE gene encoding 5'/3'-nucleotidase SurE, which produces MRTKILTAAILALSAASVQAAEKPLKILLVNDDGCQSVGTTSLQEKLAEKGYDVWMVAPATNQSGIGSAITFKTGKVFDVKKAADKRYCFPGTPADALDFGLWGVLKDAPPDLVISGVNDGPNTGMAQVNSGTVSAAVRALRYGFPAIAASIGYRFTEEEMKNKWPSTHKYWPDSVDYVVTLVDKLNAAHKPGSPILPQGSGLSINYPPLPSAEIKGVHYIENEQYPAPQIGYELLADGTAKQTMNPEAMKPAEGDNDSGWLNKGYITYTLFDGSWNAPQFQGQYETLLGK; this is translated from the coding sequence ATGAGAACGAAAATTCTGACTGCCGCCATTCTGGCGTTATCCGCCGCCTCAGTTCAGGCTGCTGAAAAACCGCTGAAAATACTGCTGGTTAATGACGATGGTTGCCAGTCTGTTGGCACCACTTCGTTGCAGGAAAAACTGGCGGAAAAAGGGTATGACGTCTGGATGGTGGCCCCGGCAACCAACCAGAGCGGTATCGGTTCGGCAATCACCTTTAAGACGGGGAAAGTTTTTGACGTTAAAAAAGCTGCTGACAAGCGCTACTGCTTCCCCGGAACGCCCGCTGATGCGCTGGATTTTGGTCTGTGGGGCGTCCTGAAAGACGCGCCGCCGGATCTGGTGATTTCGGGCGTCAATGATGGTCCTAATACCGGTATGGCACAGGTTAACTCCGGTACTGTGAGCGCGGCGGTTCGCGCCTTACGCTACGGTTTCCCGGCGATTGCCGCCAGCATCGGCTATCGTTTCACAGAAGAAGAGATGAAAAACAAGTGGCCGAGTACTCATAAATATTGGCCTGACTCGGTGGATTATGTCGTTACGCTGGTGGATAAACTTAATGCCGCTCATAAACCGGGTAGTCCAATTTTGCCGCAGGGATCGGGGTTGAGTATCAACTATCCGCCGCTGCCGTCGGCTGAAATCAAAGGCGTTCATTATATTGAGAATGAACAATACCCCGCGCCGCAGATTGGCTATGAACTGCTGGCGGACGGAACGGCAAAACAGACGATGAACCCGGAAGCGATGAAACCCGCTGAAGGGGATAATGACTCGGGCTGGTTGAATAAAGGATATATCACTTACACCTTGTTTGATGGTTCATGGAACGCGCCGCAATTCCAGGGGCAGTACGAGACTTTGCTCGGAAAATGA